From the Terriglobia bacterium genome, one window contains:
- the tsaD gene encoding tRNA (adenosine(37)-N6)-threonylcarbamoyltransferase complex transferase subunit TsaD, whose product MLILGIESSCDETAAAVVENGVHIRSNVIASQVALHRKYGGVVPELAAREHVMSIGPTVRQACEEAGARYGDFDAIAVTQGPGLVGSLLVGISYAKAMSMSMGTPLVAVNHIEGHIYAAFMERLANPLQESGTPALPALALVVSGGHTSLFLVERHPSGTGFQYQLIGRTRDDAAGEAYDKVAKLLGLGYPGGPVIDRLAPFGNPKAVPFTKTKISDRSLDFSFSGIKTAALRYVQKNNIRPLDPRVHHDEKDVPPIMVDLVASFQRTVVEILVRSLQRGMLEYRPESILLSGGVAANSELRSAVGNFCAEHKLEAYIPPPYLTTDNAAMISAAGHDHFLRQELADLDLNAEASLQLAKKIQ is encoded by the coding sequence ATGTTGATCTTGGGAATCGAATCCTCTTGTGATGAAACGGCTGCGGCGGTGGTGGAAAATGGCGTCCACATCCGATCCAACGTGATCGCTTCCCAGGTGGCGCTTCACAGGAAGTATGGCGGCGTGGTGCCCGAACTGGCGGCCCGCGAGCATGTCATGTCGATCGGACCCACCGTACGGCAGGCCTGCGAGGAAGCCGGGGCCCGCTATGGCGATTTTGACGCCATCGCCGTGACGCAGGGCCCGGGACTGGTGGGTTCCCTGCTGGTCGGAATCTCCTATGCCAAGGCGATGTCCATGAGCATGGGAACACCCCTGGTGGCTGTGAATCACATCGAAGGACACATCTACGCGGCATTTATGGAGCGCCTGGCAAATCCCTTGCAAGAATCCGGGACACCCGCGCTGCCGGCCCTGGCGCTAGTCGTCTCAGGCGGGCATACCAGCCTGTTCCTGGTGGAGCGGCACCCTTCGGGCACGGGGTTCCAATACCAACTGATCGGCCGAACGCGCGACGATGCCGCCGGCGAGGCCTACGACAAGGTGGCAAAATTGCTGGGTCTCGGGTACCCTGGCGGACCGGTCATCGACCGCCTTGCCCCCTTTGGAAATCCCAAGGCCGTGCCTTTCACCAAGACAAAAATCTCGGACCGTTCCCTCGACTTCAGCTTCAGCGGCATCAAGACGGCGGCCCTGCGTTATGTTCAAAAGAACAATATCCGCCCCCTTGATCCTCGAGTGCATCACGATGAGAAAGATGTTCCACCGATCATGGTCGATCTGGTTGCCAGTTTTCAGCGGACCGTCGTAGAAATTCTGGTCCGATCCCTTCAAAGGGGAATGTTGGAGTACCGCCCGGAGTCCATTTTGTTATCAGGGGGTGTCGCCGCCAACAGTGAACTGAGGTCAGCCGTTGGAAACTTTTGTGCGGAACATAAGCTTGAGGCCTATATCCCCCCGCCCTACCTGACCACTGACAATGCTGCCATGATCTCCGCTGCCGGGCATGACCATTTTCTACGACAGGAATTGGCGGACCTGGACCTCAACGCGGAAGCCAGCCTCCAACTCGCAAAGAAGATTCAGTGA
- a CDS encoding DUF309 domain-containing protein: MTVRTRDFREKFDQGVTHFNFGRFFEAHEVWEDLWRLLAGESKRVMQGLIQTAVGAHHLQKGNRHGAQSLFRNALGKFSGAPGQFCRVNLRQLQKDLGAASALLAADRPLAEIKPPSISRETPRKRASRKQILR, encoded by the coding sequence ATGACCGTGAGAACCAGGGACTTTCGAGAGAAATTCGATCAAGGAGTCACGCATTTTAATTTCGGGAGATTCTTTGAGGCCCATGAGGTGTGGGAGGATCTCTGGCGTCTCCTGGCCGGTGAATCCAAACGAGTGATGCAAGGCTTGATTCAAACAGCCGTCGGCGCCCATCACCTTCAAAAAGGGAACCGGCACGGGGCTCAGTCACTCTTCAGAAATGCGCTTGGTAAATTTTCGGGCGCCCCGGGGCAGTTTTGCCGGGTCAATCTTCGACAGCTGCAGAAGGACCTCGGTGCCGCTTCCGCGCTGCTTGCCGCCGACCGTCCCCTTGCAGAAATCAAACCCCCCTCCATCTCTCGTGAGACCCCTCGGAAAAGGGCTTCACGGAAGCAAATATTGAGGTGA